A stretch of Gossypium hirsutum isolate 1008001.06 chromosome A06, Gossypium_hirsutum_v2.1, whole genome shotgun sequence DNA encodes these proteins:
- the LOC107938922 gene encoding DUF21 domain-containing protein At1g47330 isoform X2 has translation MASDVPCCGVEFSLYLLIIVGLVCFAGLMAGLTLGLMSLGLVDLEVLIKSGRPQDRIHAAKIFPVVKNQHLLLCTLLIGNSLAMEALPIFLDKLVPPWAAILVSVTLILMFGEILPQAVCTRYGLKVGAAMAPFVRVLLCLFLPISYPISKVLDWMLGKGHAALLRRAELKTFVDFHGNEAGKGGDLTHDETTIIAGALEMTEKTAKVAMTPISNAFSLDLDTTLDLETLNKVMTMGHSRVPVYYGNPKNIIGLVLVKNLLTIDSEGPVPLRKIIIRKIPRVSVDMPLYDILNEFQKGHSHIAVVYKDLNKSKERLEFKDSCKKRRGEPEMSRKDDRKIGVSAQKSGLNLDSQDVRTPAANNDGGQLTKKSPPATPAFKKRHRGCSYCILDIENCPIPEFPSNEEEEILDETDEYVNIHNRIKINMHAPYENASIPTSASPSPLTAPGPTPTLSVSTSTSNTGSPATTLFPI, from the exons ATGGCTTCTGATGTGCCTTGTTGTGGTGTTGAATTCTCATTGTATTTGTTGATCATAGTGGGGTTAGTGTGTTTTGCTGGGTTAATGGCTGGTCTAACACTAGGTCTCATGTCTCTGGGTCTTGTAGACCTTGAAGTCCTCATCAAGTCTGGCCGTCCTCAAGATCGTATCCATGCTG CAAAGATATTTCCTGTGGTGAAAAACCAGCACCTTCTGCTATGTACTCTATTGATTGGAAACTCTTTGGCAATGGAG GCTCTTCCCATTTTTTTGGACAAGCTTGTGCCTCCATGGGCTGCAATTTTGGTATCAGTCACTCTGATCCTCATGTTTGGAGAG ATATTGCCACAAGCCGTATGCACCCGTTATGGCTTGAAAGTTGGAGCGGCAATGGCACCTTTTGTCCGTGTTCTTCTTTGTCTTTTCTTACCGATTTCTTATCCAATCAGCAAG GTTTTGGACTGGATGTTGGGTAAGGGACATGCTGCCCTCCTACGAAGAGCAGAACTAAAGACATTCGTGGATTTTCATGGCAATGAG GCTGGGAAAGGTGGGGATCTAACTCATGATGAGACAACTATCATTGCCGGGGCACTTGAAATGACTGAAAAGACTGCTAAAGTTGCTATGACGCCGATATCGAATGCATTTTCACTTGATCTGGATACAACTCTTGATTT GGAAACGTTGAATAAAGTAATGACAATGGGTCATAGCAGAGTTCCAGTTTATTATGGAAACCCGAAAAATATAATCGGGCTTGTTCTG GTTAAAAATCTTTTAACAATTGATTCAGAAGGTCCGGTTCCGTTGAGAAAAATAATCATAAGAAAAATCCCCCG GGTATCAGTTGACATGCCACTATATGATATTCTTAATGAATTCCAAAAAGGTCACAGCCATATTGCCGTGGTATATAAGGATCTTAATAAGAGCAAAGAACGTCTCGAGTTTAAGGATAGCTGTAAGAAGCGAAGAGGTGAACCCGAGATGTCAAGAAAAG ATGATCGTAAGATTGGTGTAAGTGCCCAGAAATCGGGGCTTAATTTGGACTCGCAAGATGTTCGTACACCTGCGGCTAACAATGACGGAGGTCAGCTGACAAAGAAGAGCCCACCAGCTACTCCTGCCTTTAAGAAGCGACACAGAGGTTGTTCGTATTGCATATTGGACATAGAAAATTGTCCTATTCCAGAATTCCCATCAAATGAAGAG GAGGAGATATTAGATGAGACGGATGAGTATGTTAATATCCACAACAG GATAAAGATCAACATGCATGCACCTTACGAAAATGCTAGCATCCCAACCTCTGCATCTCCGTCACCCTTGACCGCTCCGGGTCCTACACCAACCCTTTCGGTCTCCACCAGTACTTCAAATACAGGTTCACCTGCCACAACCCTTTTCCCTATATGA
- the LOC107938922 gene encoding DUF21 domain-containing protein At1g47330 isoform X1: MASDVPCCGVEFSLYLLIIVGLVCFAGLMAGLTLGLMSLGLVDLEVLIKSGRPQDRIHAAKIFPVVKNQHLLLCTLLIGNSLAMEALPIFLDKLVPPWAAILVSVTLILMFGEILPQAVCTRYGLKVGAAMAPFVRVLLCLFLPISYPISKVLDWMLGKGHAALLRRAELKTFVDFHGNEAGKGGDLTHDETTIIAGALEMTEKTAKVAMTPISNAFSLDLDTTLDLETLNKVMTMGHSRVPVYYGNPKNIIGLVLVKNLLTIDSEGPVPLRKIIIRKIPRVSVDMPLYDILNEFQKGHSHIAVVYKDLNKSKERLEFKDSCKKRRGEPEMSRKDDRKIGVSAQKSGLNLDSQDVRTPAANNDGGQLTKKSPPATPAFKKRHRGCSYCILDIENCPIPEFPSNEEVVGVITMEDVIEELLQEEILDETDEYVNIHNRIKINMHAPYENASIPTSASPSPLTAPGPTPTLSVSTSTSNTGSPATTLFPI, translated from the exons ATGGCTTCTGATGTGCCTTGTTGTGGTGTTGAATTCTCATTGTATTTGTTGATCATAGTGGGGTTAGTGTGTTTTGCTGGGTTAATGGCTGGTCTAACACTAGGTCTCATGTCTCTGGGTCTTGTAGACCTTGAAGTCCTCATCAAGTCTGGCCGTCCTCAAGATCGTATCCATGCTG CAAAGATATTTCCTGTGGTGAAAAACCAGCACCTTCTGCTATGTACTCTATTGATTGGAAACTCTTTGGCAATGGAG GCTCTTCCCATTTTTTTGGACAAGCTTGTGCCTCCATGGGCTGCAATTTTGGTATCAGTCACTCTGATCCTCATGTTTGGAGAG ATATTGCCACAAGCCGTATGCACCCGTTATGGCTTGAAAGTTGGAGCGGCAATGGCACCTTTTGTCCGTGTTCTTCTTTGTCTTTTCTTACCGATTTCTTATCCAATCAGCAAG GTTTTGGACTGGATGTTGGGTAAGGGACATGCTGCCCTCCTACGAAGAGCAGAACTAAAGACATTCGTGGATTTTCATGGCAATGAG GCTGGGAAAGGTGGGGATCTAACTCATGATGAGACAACTATCATTGCCGGGGCACTTGAAATGACTGAAAAGACTGCTAAAGTTGCTATGACGCCGATATCGAATGCATTTTCACTTGATCTGGATACAACTCTTGATTT GGAAACGTTGAATAAAGTAATGACAATGGGTCATAGCAGAGTTCCAGTTTATTATGGAAACCCGAAAAATATAATCGGGCTTGTTCTG GTTAAAAATCTTTTAACAATTGATTCAGAAGGTCCGGTTCCGTTGAGAAAAATAATCATAAGAAAAATCCCCCG GGTATCAGTTGACATGCCACTATATGATATTCTTAATGAATTCCAAAAAGGTCACAGCCATATTGCCGTGGTATATAAGGATCTTAATAAGAGCAAAGAACGTCTCGAGTTTAAGGATAGCTGTAAGAAGCGAAGAGGTGAACCCGAGATGTCAAGAAAAG ATGATCGTAAGATTGGTGTAAGTGCCCAGAAATCGGGGCTTAATTTGGACTCGCAAGATGTTCGTACACCTGCGGCTAACAATGACGGAGGTCAGCTGACAAAGAAGAGCCCACCAGCTACTCCTGCCTTTAAGAAGCGACACAGAGGTTGTTCGTATTGCATATTGGACATAGAAAATTGTCCTATTCCAGAATTCCCATCAAATGAAGAGGTAGTCGGTGTTATCACCATGGAGGATGTTATCGAAGAACTTCTTCAA GAGGAGATATTAGATGAGACGGATGAGTATGTTAATATCCACAACAG GATAAAGATCAACATGCATGCACCTTACGAAAATGCTAGCATCCCAACCTCTGCATCTCCGTCACCCTTGACCGCTCCGGGTCCTACACCAACCCTTTCGGTCTCCACCAGTACTTCAAATACAGGTTCACCTGCCACAACCCTTTTCCCTATATGA
- the LOC107938921 gene encoding phosphatidylinositol transfer protein 3 — MFSRWSHSHHSQENDSLQHESKVKELRAAVRPLSDRLLKYCTDACLMRYLEARNWNVDKSKKMLEETLKWRSTYKPEEIRWHEIAIEGETGKVYRANFHDRDGRTVLILRPGKQNTTSLDNQLRHLVYMIENAILNLPEDQEQMVWLIDFTGWSLSTSVPIKSACDTINVLQNHYPERLAMAVLYNPPRIFEAFWKIVKYFLDAKTFQKVKFVYPKNKESVELMRSYFDEENLPTDFGGKAILEYNHEEFSKQMVQDDIKSATLWGFDNKLQSTGTDQSGPEITPEPICLAPAAS; from the exons ATGTTTAGTAGATGGAGCCATTCTCATCATAGCCAAGAGAATGATTCATTGCAGCATGAATCCAAG GTTAAGGAGCTTAGAGCAGCAGTCAGACCACTATCCGACCGCCTTTTGAAATATTGCACCGATGCCTGCTTGATGAGATACTTGGAGGCACGAAACTGGAATGTCGACAAATCGAAGAAAATGCTGGAAGAGACACTCAAATGGAGATCAACCTATAAGCCTGAGGAAATACGTTGG CATGAAATTGCAATAGAAGGCGAGACTGGAAAAGTATACCGAGCAAATTTTCACGACCGAGACGGTAGGACTGTTCTTATATTGCGACCGGGAAAACAG AACACTACATCCTTAGACAACCAGCTCCGTCATTTGGTGTATATGATTGAGAATGCTATATTAAACCTTCCAGAGGATCAAGAACAGATGGTATGGTTGATAGATTTCACCGGCTGGAGCTTGAGCACGAGTGTTCCAATCAAGTCCGCTTGCGACACCATTAACGTGTTACAAAACCACTATCCCGAAAGGTTGGCGATGGCGGTTCTATACAATCCGCCAAGAATTTTCGAAGCATTTTGGAAG ATTGTTAAATATTTCCTCGATGCCAAAACCTTccaaaaggtgaaatttgtgtaccCTAAAAACAAAGAAAGTGTGGAGCTAATGAGATCCTATTTTGATGAAGAAAATCTCCCAACAGATTTTGGAGGAAAAGCCATATTGGAATATAACCATGAAGAATTCTCAAAGCAAATGGTCCAAGATGATATTAAATCCGCCACATTGTGGGGATTTGATAATAAACTTCAATCTACCGGTACGGATCAGTCTGGACCCGAGATAACACCCGAGCCGATCTGTCTCGCACCGGCAGCTAGTTGA
- the LOC107938923 gene encoding probable phosphopantothenoylcysteine decarboxylase, with the protein MAHPEPQYVQRGKVPIGPPRRRPRILLGACGCVAAVQFASICHCFSEWAEVKAVATPASLHFIDIESLPDNVDLYTDGHEWSCWEKVGDNVLHIELYRWADLMVIAPLSANTLAKIAGGICDNLLTCIVRAWDYSKPMFIAPGMNTFTWRNPFTEKHLMLVDELGVSFIPGDDAMAEPTEIHSTVRLYLESRPLPN; encoded by the exons ATGGCACACCCTGAGCCTCAATATGTGCAAAGGGGAAAGGTACCAATCGGTCCTCCTCGGAGAAGGCCCCGGATTCTACTTGGTGCTTGCGGATGTGTAGCTGCTGTACAATTTGCAAGTATTTGTCATTGTTTCTCTGAATGGGCAGAAGTAAAAGCCGTTGCGACACCAGCCTCTTTACATTTCATCGATATAGAATCACTTCCTGACAATGTAGACCTTTACACCGACGGGCATGAATGGTCCTGTTGGGAAAAAGTAGGTGACAATGTACTTCACATCGAACTTTATCGATGGGCTGATCTTATGGTCATTGCCCCGTTATCCGCAAACACACTTGCTAAG ATTGCTGGTGGAATATGTGACAACTTGTTAACGTGTATTGTACGAGCTTGGGACTACAGCAAACCGATGTTTATCGCTCCAGGTATGAACACTTTCACATGGAGAAACCCTTTCACGGAAAAACATCTAATGTTGGTCGATGAACTTGGAGTTTCTTTCATCCCCGGTGATGATGCAATGGCAGAACCTACTGAAATCCATTCAACCGTAAGACTATACTTGGAGTCTCGGCCTCTACCAAATTGA